From the Pocillopora verrucosa isolate sample1 chromosome 11, ASM3666991v2, whole genome shotgun sequence genome, the window agaaaaatgtaggAGAACGAATCGAAGACCTCATCAAGACCACAATGCCAGCACTTCCGGTTAGCTCGTTTGTAGAATTTGTGACGACATGTGAACCAGAGAGTTTGAGTCTGGGATTTACGAGATTCAGCGACACAGATGTGCAAGGATCGGCCGTGGAAGGACTGGATCAGAATTTCCAAGCTGGTAGAGAGGCAGAGCTACTAATTTGTCCCAAAACAAGCGAGggagaaatcagaaacactcagcACACAGATCGTGTTGAAATACGCATGGACCCTGCGGATCAGGTGACGAGTTTGGCGACGAGTGAAAGAGAAGATGGAAATTTCCAGGCGAAATTTGTAGCGAAAGTACCAGGTACttataaaatggaaataaagataaatggaCAGAAACTTGCCAAGAGTCCATTTTCTATTCCGGTAAAAGTGCGACAGCTAAATGTTGTAGGCAAGTTGGACGTTCAGGGAATGCTGCAAGGTCCAGCCGGCATTGCAGTGAACAGTAAAGGTGTAATTGCTGTGGCTGATTTTAAAGGTCACTGTATCCTGGTATTTGATGAGACAGGAAAGTTTGTGCGAAAACTTGGTTCTTATGAAGACAAGGATGGACAATTAAACAATCCTGTCGACGTCACATTCCTCAACGATGACGAGATTCTGGTGGCAGATGAAAGTAATCACCGAATACAGCAGTTGAATGtacagacagggaactttgtgaaaagctttggaaaaaagggaagtgaAGATGGAGAGTTTAAGAATCCTTCAAGTGTTTGTACAACCAGTGATGGATGTTTTATCGTTGTAGTGGATTTTAATAACAACAGAATTCAAgtgtttacaatggatggtgaacctgtgtttaagtttggagacagCGGCCCAGAAAGGCTGGATCATTCACTCAGCTGCGTTTGTTACGAGGAAAAGTTAATTGTAACTGACAAGAAtaataactgtgtgaaagtgtttgatgagaaaggacagtttttgtacaagtttggagaaaaaggaaacggtgatgGACAATTAAATCTGCCGTAtggcttatgtgttgacaaacataACAACGTTTTCTTATGTGATGGGGAAAATAATCGAGTTCAACAGTTTATATTGGAAGGaactttcactggaaagacaagTACTAATAATCAATTTGGATGGCCCTGGGGTGTTACCACAATGCTCGATGATCGAATTTTGGTCACAGacttcagaaagaaagaagtttacattctgaaatgaatgccCATGTTTGAAAGTAACAATCAATTCTTCGTAAGCAAGCCTTTTGCGAATATCTttaagttttgttattttattaatttacggaAAGATGTGACATGTCACGTGTCGGAAGAGAATTCGAAAGAAAATGGCTAGAATCAGCAACTTGCtttctaatttttcaaggagagctcaaagaattgttgattcatcacttcagaaatgtgattgtttgtgctttttattaattctagtaataggactgagtgaagtccaattcggtctgtaatcatacgagtaatTGAAAAAATCGGAGGACCGCGAAGGGGGAGTcccatttgtcaatcacgagtttaagaaagaaactagatatcggttatacattttcatgaaaagatCAGAAAAAAGGTTCAGTTGCCGAAATGCGCGACAACAGCGCATGCATATGACACGCattgtccacttacacaggcatgacatgtcaactgttctattcaattgtccagttacaagcatgacacCTGCACTGTCCAATTGGTGCTCAAAtcgagctggtgataaccaatcacatgcaagaattttgttatagttttgatcgACCGCGAAATTGATTTCAAACGAGATTAAGCTTTGTAACCGCTTAAAGATGTGGGAGTATTGTAAAGgcaaaaaaacacatttctgcGAAGTAAATCTACAGTGACACTGATTAATGTTAATTGTTGTTGATAATTATTACTTATCAACtccacatttttttatcatgtttaaGTAGACTTTTCCATGAGCATATTTCGGTAGACTTTTAGTTAAGTTTAATGATGGCAATTCTCTCATCAGATTGAGCATGcttttgtatcaattttttttaattaacacatTGAGAGTAGCTTGTATGattaagctgtaaacaatttgacaatttcaTAGTACTTAGTTGCTTTTGGAGGAATTACATTCAATATGTGATGAGAAACCGTGTTAAGTTAAGCATTTCTATTTAGCTACTTTATACATGGAGGAGTTTTCATAAATAAGTTCCTTTAAGtattatgaaaatataaattaattgaatgaattactgatatTATAGGATATTTCCCACTGTATTCATGAATTGTTTTACAGTGCTTATCCTTTAAGTTTGTATAACATTGACCattgttaaaacaaatatcttattgGATGCATTGGGAATtaatttacttgtttgattttcaaaagtgTATTACTGTGCAACAAGAATGGCTGCATGAGTAATAgataaatgttctttttttttgtactaaaaactcttctttggaTGAAGTGGGCTAttgtgaattattttttgaCTGTGCCAGATAGCATCAGTTGAAAGCTAAGATGTGACGTTCACGAGAAACCCTTTCGCATAGCTTGGTTCAGTTTAAGAGCAAAGTTGaccaaaatgttttcttgcaaattttcattcttcagagacagagcaaattaGATGAGGTAACAGGGAGGACCGGGGAGGCTGATGGTTGGTAGGCATTCTAGCtacacagcctcccctcacCACACCCCTAGAAGGAAGAGATATTCCCCCACAACTGAGCATGACACTGGAGCTCATTGTCGGCCAGCTAGATGTGCTAGCACATTTTTGGTGCGCAAACATTTCTGAACAGGGAAGTATTGTAGAAACCAAGAGCCTTGGGGGTGGGCTGGGATGTACTCCTGTTGATGATCCCATCATGCTGCCACACATTGAGGAGGTTGAAGAGGGACCCATGTTAGggggaaagaagcaaaagagttTGTCCCATTCAAAAGTTTACACATATAAGCCACGaatcaatatccattttaaaacacccTTCCTCAAACAAGACAAGTCTTAGAAACAGGGGGCACAGCTTTTGGGTACCCAGTTTTTGCTACTACCTTTTACCAGTCTTTGTGAAGCATGGACTCCTTTAGCTTGAATCAGGCAGTTTTTTTTGGAGGGAGGGGATGGTAGGGAAGCACTACAATTGCTCTTTCTCGTTCTTCCCCCTTCCCTTAAAAAGGAACACTTGATCGTTACATGGGGCTTAGTCGGGAAAGAGGTCATGAAAGACGTCATGAACAGTcttgtatgattttttttcgtaCAGAGACGAGGCAAACATTTCATGCAATGTGGAGATGTATTAGCTTACGCTTGAACGCagtgatattttatttttttaaagacatttttcagtGAAGGGGAGAGACTGTAATATTCATCGAACCCTTTTCCTTGCAGACAGTTTCGATTTTGTAACAAAGGGTGACGATGACGGAAAATAAACTACAAGAATGCATggataaccaacagaaaataactctaCATATCAGACCTAACAAGTACCGCAATACTATGTCAAAAATAGTCAATGATTCTATTGGTTTAAATTAACTTtagtctgttattggtttagaAAGCCTATGCCACCCTTTCGACCAGTCAGGTAAGAGCATTCACATATTTCCAACGCTTCAGGCtctttgccagttttttttctttgagttatctttggttttttgttatatttcttttgttagAGCAGTTTCCAACTGAGTATCAAAAGTGATGCtggattgttttggttttgatttacttcgttgtgtgattggtcctgaaaacgTATGTCacaatctcaaccaatcaactaaaaccaaacacaatTTGGTCACCCGTGTTTTCCCACACTTGAGGAGGTTGCCAGTTTCTACTCtgggttctcattggctaatgatgacGGTAACCTTTTGCTCTGATTGTAACTTTTGACCACTTTGGTTCTGGTTTTTTGATACTTAATTCAAAGGTGCTCAatgattggcagttgtgatcactttggatttGGTTTTAGGACACTCAGTTGAATTGGGCTTTTTGAGAATACAGTGGTTTATATCCGTGTGTACATACCATATAAAGTTACTATAGCAATATAAGGACCGCAATCAgattaattaactaattaattaacTATTTATACCGACCTTTGCTGTATATTCAAACTTTCACGATGCCACACAACGACAGCATCAAGGGGCAAAATTCCCTATTTTGTGCATATACTGTCCGAACAGACAGGGTATGCACAAATACCCTGGGTTCGGAAACATCtaaattgaattaaaagtaGTAATGGTAGGGGTAGTAATGATGGATGTAGGGTCACTTGACCCAGAAAGGGAGTGTAGGGTACTAGACAGAGAAATAAatactctggaaaaaaatttcaaggggGTGGTGAGGGTTTAGATTATAGAAATTACAACAACCTCTTGTGCCTCTTTCGCCTCCTTAGCAGACactattttgtctgtaactctTAAGCAGGATCAAGATCATACCCCAGTTTTTTATTACTGATTTTGGATGAGGACTATCATCTTTCTTCCAAGGGTCAAATATACATTTTCCCCCAAGGTGTAGGGGTATCTTCATATATTAAGTTTGGGGGCCTGTTTCTTGAAAGTCCCAGTAACTTAACAGGCCTCAAACCATATTCTAaagtcaaaatttaaagaatagagaagtaGATTCTGAGACCTAAACCAGgtcattttgaatattttgctCATAGttgtattgtataattttcacaacttttgaaaccctcatcttgaatgaaaacagacagcTGTACAGGCCTCTTAAGTTACCAGGATCTTCCAGAAACAGGTTCCCACTCATTACACCTCCTTAACATAACCATTTTGTTGTATGTGTTCCTAAAATCAAGTTCCAGTCTGCTACAAATAAGACCAAGTGTCAAGACCTAATCTGAACTTCCTATTGAATGCTGATAGGCCTGTCAAACttctaatatttttgtaattttcatagCCTCTTGATCGATTTCTACTGAggggacccgtggttctaaaacaatttatagaCGATAACTGACGGtatggtccccggcgaggctcagttcgaaaaggaggtagggttaccgagctggttttcaacggtcgtgtgtcaaggttgatgtggccgcgggctgttagaaacctctaaaccggaaatttttgaagcaaactgcggcttagtgtcggttgcacggggaagattgagtttttaatgaattttaatgaaactacagtatatgtgcttggattctgcgttggatttgtgggcGCCCgatcattttgagcttggatttttcgcttctcggatcaggcgttcggaaatggagtgttcagccttgggcttttcttatgtacgttgaaaacctcgaaataaacaacttgcttaaatgggctcttttcatcaaagtaagcggtcagataacaagcgacacactgtggaagtaaggtaaggttttttttttgagaacttgacgtattttttattccttagagcggtcgtaaatatgcccatacaaactcttataattccgccatgactgttattgcgcaagatgatcatctcacagctggagcttgggccgcctgtggtgacaacaacaccgttaAGACTCagcatgtcaatcgctcagtttttttaacgaaaacttggctttctagacaagatctttagtaaaaagcaattctttttatttgcaacaaagtttataaggatcttcaggcgaataaagcgaagtaaacatcaccaacgactctaacagcttcagacgcgaacgagttattgtgtgacaacaacaccgtaaagactcatcatgtcaatcgctcagatttttagacgaaaacttggctttctagacgagatctttagtaaaatgcaattctttttatttgcaacaaagtttatcaggatcttaaggcgaataaagcgaagtaaacctcaccaacgactctaacagcttcagacgcgaacgagttattgtgtgacaacaacaccgtaaagactcatcatgtcaatcggtcTTATTTATTTAAGTCAAGACGCTTGGTAAAAAGTCAACgcacaaatatattttttggtcttactactgGTGTTAAATGcaatcgaaagtgacggttttctgtggagagcctcgaggcgattaaagaccttgttttctggcgcacagctgttttcaaacgaggcgctTTTTAAAACCAACATGTTTACCTAACACGAGGATCCCTCTTTGCAAAGGCGCCGAATTCGTGTAACTATGTTGATTATACAAGATACactgatcaaagcaatgatttctagtttttgcaagagcatgtatttgagttattttcgttttcaatcaaatgcGTGGGaagatgagggtgtgatatttttcactcacaagtctcacaacGAAGAAGGTGCAAGggtttttatttacttttgaaaaaaaaaagcaggtcttgcttaaaagtaagtctctcccattaaaaactatcagagtTTTACAGCGGATTCtaacaatctttgttaaaagtaaggagctatcaacagcttctccaaattttcggAGAGAGCAGgcgctggcgcacagctgttttctagttttcaatcaaacgcgcCGCAAGAcgagggtgtgatatttttactcacaagtctcacaatggagaagtaacgaattttttttttttgttttatattctctttcggagaaaaaaaaaacaggtacAGATAACTTTCGTAGCGCGAAATTTGATCGCCCAGTAATTTGGAAGATGAATCTGACAGCGTCAATGACGTGTTGAATATACACGTAacctgttgagcaaaaaaaaaaaaaaaaaaacaagcaggACATGACGATGCGAAAAAAATCTCAGCTCCTGCTAAAAAATTGTGGGAggagattattcagtttttcgTGCTTACGAAGCGCATTGTTCTAAATTTTCTGTCCAATGTTTTTTgactaaatatcgtttaattttctgtatgtttagcttctaataagttgtattggattgatgaccaactcgccgacgtctctactcgattttatacgtcggcgagttggtgtcggcgagttggtccgtcggcgagttgaccgtaaaccCTATTGTTGAAgggatgtgaagaaaaaagcccttaatgccacttttgataaaaaagagtaaataaagtatttttgcaAGCAAAGTGACCCAACTAGtgggttacccccagcattttatcaggcttccctgaaaattatCTGGTACCCAGTTtaacccttgcgaaatggcttttggaattcctaggaattcctaggaattcattcctaggaattcctaggaataaaggtgtgaattttcacggtaaattcggactgggaattcccaaccataacaactctggttctaaaaacctagaaattcctagaaattcccagaaattccaagtttatagccaacaggacttggaattcctaggaattcctaggaattccaactcagagaaccaatgactttccctgaaaagttgtaaatctaaaaaatttctaggaatttctgggaatttttggaaatgtttaagaattactgggaattttaagcaaaaatttgaggctaatgatataaaataaatactttaaattaaaaaaaacccagctaaaattcaagtattcaatgaaatttatttagaagcttaattaaggcttacatgtaaaatatttttgattaattaacatcaatgtgtggtaatattaggatggaatttgatttatttttcttttcttgaaaacttcatacggattaatcctcaattacagctattcatataaaatagttctaatcaatcattaaatttggtttgacacaaattgtgaataaaatctgttgattcttttccataaaatacaatatcttaagttatatttgaaaaccaagcactcttgggagtgaaggggctaattacagacaaataaaattgattttttgattaaaatcttgttgtaactgtaacaataaattagaatgaagttatcctaaactgcaaacttagctgctgtttgtactgtttgtattttttttcctgggctcacaatgagttggccttgaatgaggttgtcaacaagaaccttgaccattttgtatctggattccttgacatctgaatttgaaaaaaaataatatattaaaatatgtatatttaaagctcagaccaggcttttaagatggctatgaggaaaagggcattcattggattctcaaattgagaaatctctgttatattgagtgacttttatattggagttagtacatctctctcatggattttactaaaaaagggctgaatacattattttgtttttaccaaggagggcttctttatgtactaaggtttgtttaataacagttcctattatgaatcttgaatgttcccaaacgtgactagaggaatcttgaaaccttactgataggtttatttcattgtaaagcataagcttaagaaactgcggcatgcaagtgaccgattcgattctcagaattattctagtttcagttgcgccgagcgttacgtaagcttaattcaacccgctacatctattcttttataagattttgatcacgtaacgaatatcgcaatttttactcaccacaaactttcaaaatcgtagctttacagatggccactcgacccttgtttgtaccagtcaatatgtcaactgttgtcccttcttttaactccacggcgccaacgactttcttttcttttacaacactcacgctattctcgttttcccattgaaccacaataaaagctatctttagaaatgttatattaagcaaaacagttgagaaaagcgatcaaccgatccaaagtacattcaaagatgagcgccaaatggagtcttctttgtttccgatcacgggcatgatcacgtggatcttctaggacttgtcattggctagcagagagaatccgctggcttgccgattgcattgttaggagaagtgcccaactttattctgacttctccgaccggttctctgcttctagaagatggatagcttggtgatataaataaagatgtgagctcactctatgtagaaataatcgacaagaatcgatcgtattacaaatgctcaatttgtggccgaaagttgtcgaagaaacaaagactcgaaactcacttgagttgtgttagtggcaaaggtgagaaataacacaagccaatcacagttttgaatgcgactacaaatcgtcttttaccctcatatttataaaagaaggataccacattcggaagtataagagatacatagatgatcccagtgtaccagtgcctaaatctacaaagcttgaccgtagaaagcgttcagcaacacgttccaacaccgccatctcgattcctcagtcagtcgtttccactgaacttaaagcagtattgacaacagagtagagtgcgtcttacaaaggagaaacatttgtacaagagacagaagtagctatatgcgattacagaggtgcgttggaactctggtccacaaatagttatgcactgcccgaagtataaaacaattttgttgatagctgacagacagagaagaacaacaagtaaacttaagagctgttattattgaagtgtgactagcacttttcatttttatataaagaaggacttgtaatttgcaccaaaaataaaaagatgtaatgttttttgggagatccagcaattgggacatttaagaaattaagttatgaaaggaaacttagttggtatttctcactactaacaagtcttgttgacaaatattttcagatcagagtttcaaataaagtaaattgaagacgtcatataaaaggtgtttttcctcaaagggaacattgactacctctgtcttgtctgcatgccaaatgtttgcaaagtgtgtggatgatccacaagtattggaactcttacaaaaatgttttgtaagaataaaaacagcaaaacaaattacagcaattagtcatgaaaatagagcaaaaaactgaaaaaaaaagcagcaacaacaatcatgaaaaaagaaagattaattaggtgttgaatttgtttgtctaaggcatgaaatttctactaaaagtattttcaacaaaaagtctctgacagcgttggAGGCAACtaagcttgactgttccaaggttttctaacaaaggcaaccagtaatgtaggttagggaagtaagataacaatgtaattattgttaattattgtggaagttggcaatttctagttaacataactgacagctggttcatgagaaaatccatattaatgtaaagatttactaaaacttagtttgagtaataaatttcatgatctttaagttataaacatgtacatgtatgtatatctcttggtaagttttgtatagcataccttttattgagccaaagttttaagcctctgaaattactctttttcttaaaaccttcacattcaaggtatttcttagaatttatgtggacctcagggtattaaaattgcctcaaattcaattcccagaaattcccaagagttccacacttcttaaattataggtagtttgtaaagctgagaattcctaggaattcctagggatttcaagtcctcacaaaactggagtcttcctttcccagaaattcccagtaattccaagctttttaaatcagagctaatttgcatagttgggaatttttgagaattcctaggaattcctaggaattcctaggaattcccagaaattcccagaaaactgggaattcagtttgcaaggatcatttgcataattgggaatttttgagaattcctaggaattcctaggaattcccagaaaactgggaattcagttcgcaagggtttGTGGCTCAGTTAATATCCACCAATATTCACCAAcacaataattgttttgatatataCCATGcggaaaccaaaaaaaattagttcatttctgtcaatataacgaaaaatggttgaaattaattttgtctcttcacCTGCTTGGCAGTGAATATAACTTGCTGATCTCTTCTGAACAAATGAATCAGCACacatgaaaagcactattcacctgtgtgatATTTTCTGACAAGTGATGTTTGCATGTGTAAGATTCTTTGTGAACTGCTGtgtacaaaagattaaaaaagcaaaatcaaatttaccagTATTgctttttcatgtcatttcacttttgtttatagaaaattgcatttaatatttttttgtcaattctCTGAAACATATCagatatttttgtcttcaagattgttcttgtttgtttgtttttaattttttagctgcTTAAGCCTCTTACATGTGACTGGTAGTGTGTTAAATAGCTTTTTGTGATGCTTTCAGTGTTACTGACTCCCACAGAAAAAGAGCAGCATCCCCATCTGTACCCACACCCCATACTCATGACCCCCTCCAAGGACTGCACCCGAAGAGGCTGCTCCCAAGGTAAGTCTGGACAAACTGTGAATTCATCAATTAGGAAATTATAAgattaaataagaaaatgagATGGCAGCTTAACCTGTTCTcttaagagtgacaagcatctaatttctccattcaatatcacccctgaatcaaacattaaggtcatgagaaagtaggaaatgatcacaaactaaaaaaccctcttgattgttaatcaaattctccttgtcagcacctaaggaaatgtttagagaacagtagggagaatatgtatGCTAATGTTAGGGAGTGAGGGGTAAATGTCTAGAGCTCTGAGTTCAAGACTTGGACATgttgctgtgttgtgttcttgggtgagacactttactttcacagggttctctccacccaggattATATATGGATACTGCTGTCaaggaaacctgatgaaatgctggggggtaacctgcaatggactgacatcccatctgggaagggggggggggggtgtgaaaccaaaacttaaaaaatctCATAGACCaaccagatgaaaagaaaataacacgAGCATGTGATAAGAACTgacagtgaaaacaaacaaactggctGAGgggcaagaaaatgagagtgatCAAGATGAGAGCGATATTTTTTTATCCCTCTTCTCATTAGCAGTCAATTTACTATAGTCCACTTTAATTATCATCAGCAGTCCATTGCAGGTGATGTTGACTGAGAAACAGTTAACTGCTTTAGGGGCATTGATGCACTGCAAGTTCAGCATGTGAGCAGCACAGTCTACTGCAATGGTTGCATTTAAGACTGTCAGTTGTTGGTGTGCCTCCTTTTGTGAGCTGCTGgaaactctgttagcgacagctgattcccccccccctcccctcgaTATCCAACCCCATTGA encodes:
- the LOC136284390 gene encoding E3 ubiquitin-protein ligase TRIM71-like; amino-acid sequence: MESLLKDLKKHVTCSICLDTYTKPKTIACLHTFCCECLERHALTSQKQGFYRCPECQAQIGIPEGKRFNNLPSSFLHNSLLSLLAVRRSGEGNEISCSICQKKSAEINYCFDCEKFMCPECVKAHEVFRETLFQGHKVTPVRQFQATDYEALLKRQSFCSVKYHEKEVTKFFCVGCQSCVCQVCIATDHKSHDVVPLEKAADDEKANIIARAKLVKEMKEVCRGVIREFENTEHELETNIITAKRQVSLATEQMMGKLRQLEREAITALEKTRVSRIEKLHSGKASVVSFEKQLDQAFEFSNNLVERSSSSDIMQNKKNVGERIEDLIKTTMPALPVSSFVEFVTTCEPESLSLGFTRFSDTDVQGSAVEGLDQNFQAGREAELLICPKTSEGEIRNTQHTDRVEIRMDPADQVTSLATSEREDGNFQAKFVAKVPGTYKMEIKINGQKLAKSPFSIPVKVRQLNVVGKLDVQGMLQGPAGIAVNSKGVIAVADFKGHCILVFDETGKFVRKLGSYEDKDGQLNNPVDVTFLNDDEILVADESNHRIQQLNVQTGNFVKSFGKKGSEDGEFKNPSSVCTTSDGCFIVVVDFNNNRIQVFTMDGEPVFKFGDSGPERLDHSLSCVCYEEKLIVTDKNNNCVKVFDEKGQFLYKFGEKGNGDGQLNLPYGLCVDKHNNVFLCDGENNRVQQFILEGTFTGKTSTNNQFGWPWGVTTMLDDRILVTDFRKKEVYILK